One stretch of Xiphophorus hellerii strain 12219 chromosome 21, Xiphophorus_hellerii-4.1, whole genome shotgun sequence DNA includes these proteins:
- the LOC116711393 gene encoding tripartite motif-containing protein 16-like encodes MEQNQLDRKTFSCSICLDLLKDPVTTSCGHSYCMKCIKAQWDEEDQKGIHSCPQCRETFTPRPVLKKNTMLAALVEQMKKTGLQAAAADHCYAGPEDVACDFCTGRKLKAIKSCLVCLVSYCKNHLQPHLDVPAMKKHKLVEPNKNLQENMCSKHDEVMKMFCRTDQKCVCLICLEVEHKGHDTVTAATERTERQRELEERRGNIQQRIQDREEDVKLLQQEVEAINHSADKTVEDSEKIFTQLIRLLQERSSEVKQQIRSQQETQVSRVKDVQEKLEQEITELKRKDVELEQLSHTQDHNQFLLKYPSLPELSESTHSSSINIRPLRHFEDVTAAVSELRDKLQDILRDKWTNISLMVTEVDVLLSGPEPKSRAGFLKYSCQITLDPNTVNTLLGLSEGNRKVTRMNKYQSYSSQPDRFTGWPQVLTRENLTGRCYWEVEWSGLLVHISVTYKNISRAGGGYECGLGFNDKSWALVCLQNSFNFGHNNIWTSISGPGSSRVGVFLDHTAGLLSFYRVSETMTLLHRVQTTFTQPLLAGVYVDNTGASAEFCKLK; translated from the coding sequence atggagcagaaTCAGCTGGACAGAAAAACTTTCTCCTGTTCCATCTGtctggatctactgaaggatccAGTGACTACTtcctgtggacacagctactgtatgaaGTGTATTAAAGCCCAGTGGGATGAAGAGGATCAGAAGGgaatccacagctgccctcagtgcaGGGAGACATTCACACCGAGGCCTGTGCTAAAGAAGAACACCATGCTAGCAGCTTTAGTGGAGCAGatgaagaagactggactccaagctgctgctgctgaccactgctatgctggacctgaagatgtggcctgtgatttctgcactggaagaaaactgaaagccatcAAGTCCTGTCTGGTCTGTCTGGTTTCCTACTGTAAGAATCACCTCCAACCTCATCTTGATGTCCCTGCAATgaagaaacacaagctggtggagccgaacaagaacctccaggagaacatGTGCTCTAAgcatgatgaggtgatgaagatgttcTGCCGCACTGATCAGAAGTGTGTCTGTCTCATCTGTTTAGAGGTGGAACATAAAGGTCATGACACAGTCACAGCTGCTACAGAAAGaactgagaggcagagagagctggaggagagacgaggaaacatccagcagagaatccaggacagagaggaagatgtgaagctgcttcaacaggaggtggaggccatcaatcactctgctgataaaacagtggaggacagtgagaagatcttcacccagctgatccgtctcctccaggaaagaagctctgaggtgaagcagcagatcagatcccagcaggaaactcaagtgagtcgagtcaaagatgttcaggagaagctggagcaggagatcactgagctgaagaggaaagacgttgagctggagcagctctcacacacacaggatcacaaccagtttctcctcaaatacccctcactgccagaaCTCAGTGAGTCgacacactcatccagcatcaacatccgtcctctgagacactttgaggacgtgacagcagctgtgtcagagctcagagacaaaCTACAGGACATCCTGAGAGACAAatggacaaacatctcactgatggtcactgaggtggatgttctactgtcaggaccagaaccaaagagcagagctggGTTCTTAAAGTATTCATGTCAAATCACACTGGATCCAAATACAGTAAACACATTACTGGGACTATCAGAGgggaacaggaaggtgacaaGGATGAATAAATATCAGTCTTATTCTAGTCAACCAGACAGATTCACTGGTTGGCCTCAGGTTCTGACCAGAGAGAATCTGACTGGACGatgttactgggaggtggagtggagcGGGTTATTAGTTCATATATCAGTTACATACAAGAATATCAGCAGAGCAGGAGGTGGGTATGAATGTGGATTAGGATTTAATGACAAATCTTGGGCTTTAGTGTGTctacaaaacagttttaattttggTCACAACAACATCTGGACCTCCATCTCAGGTCCAGGTTCCTCCAGAGTAGGAGTGTTCCTGgatcacacagcaggtcttctgtccttctacagagtctctgaaaccatgactctcctccacagagtccagaccacaTTCACTCAGCCACTGCTGGCTGGAGTTTATGTTGATAACACTGGAGCCTCTGCAGAGTTTTGTAAACTAAAATAG
- the LOC116711391 gene encoding tripartite motif-containing protein 16-like isoform X1, producing MEQNQLDSETFSCSICLDLLKDPVTTSCGHSYCMKCIKAQWDEEDQKGIHSCPQCRETFTPRPVLKKNTMLAALVEQMKKTGLQAAAAADHCYAGPEDVACDFCTGRKLKAIKSCLVCLASYCEKHLQSHYDSATFKKHKLVEPNKNLQENMCSKHDEVMKMFCRTDQKCVCLICLMEEHKGHDSVSAATERTERQRELEERRGNIQQRIQDREEDVKLLQQEVEAINHSADKTVEDSEKIFTQLIRLLQKRSSEVKQQIRSQQETQVSRVKDVQEKLEQEITELKRKDVELEQLSHTQDNNQFLLKYPSLPELSESTHSSSINIRPLRHFEDVTAAVSELRDKLQDILRDKWTNNSLMVTEVDVLLSGPEPKSRAGFLKYSCQITLDPNTVNTWLRLSEGNRKVTRMNKYQSYSSHPDRFTDWIQVLSRKSLTGRCYWEMQWSGTQVYMSVTYKNISRAGGGYESRLGFNDKSWALVCLQNSFNFVHNNNWTSISGPGSSRVGVFLDHTAGLLSFYRVSETMTLLHRVQTTFTQPLLVGVWVGNPGASAEFCKLK from the coding sequence atggagcagaaTCAGCTGGACAGTGAAACTTTCTCCTGTTCCATCTGtctggatctactgaaggatccAGTGACTACTtcctgtggacacagctactgtatgaaGTGTATTAAAGCCCAGTGGGATGAAGAGGATCAGAAGGgaatccacagctgccctcagtgcaGGGAGACATTCACACCGAGGCCTGTGCTAAAGAAGAACACCATGCTAGCAGCTTTAGTGGAGCAGatgaagaagactggactccaagctgctgctgctgctgaccactgctatgctggacctgaagatgtggcctgtgatttctgcactggaagaaaactgaaagccatcAAGTCCTGTTTAGTCTGTCTGGCCTCTTACTGTGAGAAACACCTTCAGTCTCATTATGATTCAGCTACATTtaagaaacacaagctggtggagccgaacaagaacctccaggagaacatGTGCTCTAAgcatgatgaggtgatgaagatgttcTGCCGCACTGATCAGAAGTGTGTCTGTCTCATCTGTTTAATGGAGGAACATAAAGGTCATGACTCAGTGTCAGCTGCAACAGAAAggactgagaggcagagagagctggaggagagacgaggaaacatccagcagagaatccaggacagagaggaagatgtgaagctgcttcaacaggaggtggaggccatcaatcactctgctgataaaacagtggaggacagtgagaagatcttcacccagctgatccgtctcctccagaaaagaagctctgaggtgaagcagcagatcagatcccagcaggaaactcaagtgagtcgagtcaaagatgttcaggagaagctggagcaggagatcactgagctgaagaggaaagacgttgagctggagcagctctcacacacacaggataacaaccagtttctcctcaaatacccctcactgccagaaCTCAGTGAGTCgacacactcatccagcatcaacatccgtcctctgagacactttgaggacgtgacagcagctgtgtcagagctcagagacaaaCTACAGGACATCCTGAGAGACAAATGGACAAACAACTCACTGATGGTCACTGAGGTGGATGTTCTACTGTcaggaccagaaccaaagagcagagctggGTTCTTAAAGTATTCATGTCAAATCACACTGGATCCAAATACAGTAAACACATGGCTGAGACTATCAGAGgggaacaggaaggtgacaaGGATGAATAAATATCAGTCTTATTCTAgtcatccagacagattcacTGATTGGATTCAGGTTCTGAGTAGAAAGAGTCTGACTGGACGATGTTACTGGGAGATGCAGTGGAGCGGGACACAAGTTTATATGTCAGTCACATACAAAAATATCAGCAGAGCAGGAGGTGGGTATGAAAGTCGATTAGGATTTAATGACAAATCTTGGGCTTTAGTGTGTctacaaaacagttttaattttgttcacAACAACAATTGGACCTCCATCTCAGGTCCAGGTTCCTCCAGAGTAGGAGTGTTCCTGgatcacacagcaggtcttctgtccttctacagagtctctgaaaccatgactctcctccacagagtccagaccacaTTCACTCAGCCACTGCTGGTTGGAGTTTGGGTTGGTAACCCTGGAGCCTCTGCAGAGTTTTGTAAACTAAAAtag
- the LOC116711391 gene encoding tripartite motif-containing protein 16-like isoform X3, which yields MKCINTQWDEEDQKGIHSCPQCRETFTPRPVLKKNTMLAALVEQMKKTGLQAAAADHCYAGPEDVACDFCTGRKLKAIKSCLICMVSYCENHLQPHLDVPAMKKHKLVEPNKNLQENMCSKHDEVMKMFCRTDQKCVCLICLEVEHKGHDTVTAATERIERQRELEERRGNIQQRIQDREEDVKLLQQEVEAINHSADKTVEDSEKIFTQLIRLLQERSSEVKQQIRSQQETQVSRVKDVQEKLEQEITELKRKDAELEQLSHTQDNNQFLLKYPSLPELSESTHSSSINIRPLRHFEDVTAAVSELRDKLQDILRDKWTNNSLMVTEVDVLLSGPEPKSRAGFLKYSCQITLDPNTANTRLGLSEGNRKVTVINQHQSYSSHPDRFTGWPQVLSRKSLTGRCYWEVEWRGKRVHISVTYKNISRAGGGTECGLGFNDKSWALVCLQNSFSFLHNYIWTSISGPGSSRVGVFLDHTAGLLSFYRVSETMTLLHRVQTTFTQPLLAGVWVGNPGASAEFCKLK from the coding sequence ATGAAGTGTATTAATACCCAGTGGGATGAAGAGGATCAGAAGGgaatccacagctgccctcagtgcaGGGAGACATTCACACCGAGGCCTGTGCTAAAGAAGAACACCATGCTAGCAGCTTTAGTGGAGCAGatgaagaagactggactccaagctgctgctgctgaccactgctatgctggacctgaagatgtggcctgtgatttctgcactggaagaaaactgaaagccatcAAGTCCTGTCTGATCTGTATGGTTTCCTACTGTGAGAATCACCTCCAACCTCATCTTGATGTTCCTGCAATgaagaaacacaagctggtggagccgaacaagaacctccaggagaacatGTGCTCTAAgcatgatgaggtgatgaagatgttcTGCCGCACTGATCAGAAGTGTGTCTGTCTCATCTGTTTAGAGGTGGAACATAAAGGTCATGACACAGTCACAGCTGCAACAGAAAGAattgagaggcagagagagctggaggagagacgaggaaacatccagcagagaatccaggacagagaggaagatgtgaagctgcttcaacaggaggtggaggccatcaatcactctgctgataaaacagtggaggacagtgagaagatcttcacccagctgatccgtctcctccaggaaagaagctctgaggtgaagcagcagatcagatcccagcaggaaactcaagtgagtcgagtcaaagatgttcaggagaagctggagcaggagatcactgagctgaagaggaaagacgctgagctggagcagctctcacacacacaggataacaaccagtttctcctcaaatacccctcactgccagaaCTCAGTGAGTCgacacactcatccagcatcaacatccgtcctctgagacactttgaggacgtgacagcagctgtgtcagagctcagagacaaaCTACAGGACATCCTGAGAGACAAATGGACAAACAACTCACTGATGGTCACTGAGGTGGATGTTCTACTGTcaggaccagaaccaaagagcagagctggGTTCTTAAAGTATTCATGTCAAATCACACTGGATCCAAATACAGCAAACACAAGGCTGGGACTATCAGAGgggaacaggaaggtgacagTGATAAATCAACATCAGTCTTATTCTAgtcatccagacagattcacTGGTTGGCCTCAGGTTCTGAGTAGAAAGAGTCTGACTGGACGatgttactgggaggtggagtggagaGGGAAACGGGTTCATATATCAGTTACATACAAAAATATCAGCAGAGCAGGAGGTGGGACTGAATGTGGATTAGGATTTAATGACAAATCTTGGGCTTTAGTGTGTCTacaaaacagttttagttttcttcacAACTACATCTGGACCTCCATCTCAGGTCCAGGTTCCTCCAGAGTAGGAGTGTTCCTGgatcacacagcaggtcttctgtccttctacagagtctctgaaaccatgactctcctccacagagtccagaccacaTTCACTCAGCCACTGCTGGCTGGAGTTTGGGTTGGTAACCCTGGAGCCTCTGCAGAGTTTTGTAAACTAAAAtag
- the LOC116711395 gene encoding tripartite motif-containing protein 16-like — translation MEQNQLDSETFSCSICLDLLKDPVTTSCGHSYCMKCIKDQWDVEDKKGIHSCPQCRETFTPRPVLRKNTMLAALVEQMKKTGLQAAADHCYAGPEDVACDFCTGRKLKAIKSCLVCLASYCEKHLQSHYDSATFKKHKLVEPNKNLQENMCSKHDEVMKMFCRTDQKCVCLICLEVEHKGHDTVTAATERTERQRELEERRGNIQQRIQDREEDVKLLQQEVEAINHSADKTVEDSEKIFTQLIRLLQERSSEVKQQIRSQQETQVSRVKDVQEKLEQEITELKRKDVELEQLSHTQDNNQFLLKYPSLPELSESTHSSSINIRPLRHFEDVTAAVSELRDKLQDILRDKWTNISLMVTEVDVLLSGPEPKSRAGFLKYSCQITLDPNTVNGRLGLSEGNRKVTWTHQPQSYSRHPDRFTNWPQVLTRESLTGRCYWEMQWSGTQVHISVTYKNISRAGGGHECRLGYNDKSWALVCLQNSFSFHHNIWTSISGPGSSRVGVFLDHTAGLLSFYRVSETMTLLHRVQTTFTQPLLVGVSVGIGTSAEFCKLK, via the coding sequence atggagcagaaTCAGCTGGACAGTGAAACTTTCTCCTGTTCCATCTGtctggatctactgaaggatccAGTGACTACTtcctgtggacacagctactgtatgaaGTGTATTAAAGACCAGTGGGATGTAGAGGATAAGAAGGgaatccacagctgccctcagtgcaGGGAGACATTCACACCGAGACCTGTGCTAAGGAAGAACACCATGCTAGCAGCTTTAGTGGAGCAGatgaagaagactggactccaagctgctgctgaccactgctatgctggacctgaagatgtggcctgtgatttctgcactggaagaaaactgaaagccatcAAGTCCTGTCTGGTCTGTCTGGCCTCTTACTGTGAGAAACACCTTCAGTCTCATTATGATTCAGCTACATTtaagaaacacaagctggtggagccgaacaagaacctccaggagaacatGTGCTCTAAgcatgatgaggtgatgaagatgttcTGCCGCACTGATCAGAAGTGCGTCTGTCTCATCTGTTTAGAGGTGGAACATAAAGGTCATGACACAGTCACAGCTGCTACAGAAAGaactgagaggcagagagagctggaggagagacgaggaaacatccagcagagaatccaggacagagaggaagatgtgaagctgcttcaacaggaggtggaggccatcaatcactctgctgataaaacagtggaggacagtgagaagatcttcacccagctgatccgtctcctccaggaaagaagctctgaggtgaagcagcagatcagatcccagcaggaaactcaagtgagtcgagtcaaagatgttcaggagaagctggagcaggagatcactgagctgaagaggaaagacgttgagctggagcagctctcacacacacaggataacaaccagtttctcctcaaatacccctcactgccagaaCTCAGTGAGTCgacacactcatccagcatcaacatccgtcctctgagacactttgaggacgtgacagcagctgtgtcagaacTCAGAGACAAACTACAGGACATCCTGAGAGACAAatggacaaacatctcactgatggtcactgaggtggatgttctactgtcaggaccagaaccaaagagcagagctggGTTCTTAAAGTATTCATGTCAAATCACACTGGATCCAAATACAGTGAATGGAAGGCTGGGACTATCAGAGGGGAACAGGAAAGTGACATGGACGCATCAACCTCAGTCTTATTCTAGACATCCAGACAGATTCACTAATTGGCCTCAGGTTCTGACcagagagagtctgactggacgATGTTACTGGGAGATGCAGTGGAGCGGGACACAAGTTCATATATCAGTTACATACAAGAATATCAGCAGAGCAGGAGGTGGGCATGAATGTAGATTAGGATATAATGACAAATCTTGGGCTTTGGTGTGTCTacaaaacagttttagttttcatcACAACATCTGGACCTCCATCTCAGGTCCAGGTTCCTCCAGAGTAGGAGTGTTCCTGgatcacacagcaggtcttctgtccttctacagagtctctgaaaccatgactctcctccacagagtccagaccacaTTCACTCAGCCACTGCTGGTTGGAGTTTCAGTTGGTATTGGAACCTCTGCAGAGTTttgtaaactaaaataa
- the LOC116711392 gene encoding tripartite motif-containing protein 16-like, translating into MEQNQLDSETLSCSICLDLLKDPVTTSCGHSYCMKCINTQWDEEDQKGIHNCPQCRETFTPRPVLKKNTMLAALVEQMKKTGLQAAAAADHCYAGPEDVACDFCTGRKQKAIKSCLVCMVSYCKNHLQPHLDIPAMKKHKLVEPNKNLQENMCSKHDEVMKMFCRTDQKCVCLICLMEEHKGHDSVSAATERTERQRELEERRGNIQQRIQDREEDVKLLQQEVEAINHSADKTVEDSEKIFTELIRLLQKRSSEVKQQIRSQQETQVSRVKDVQEKLEQEITELKRKDVELEQLSHTQDNNQFLLKYPSLPELSESTHSSSINIRPLRHFEDVTAAVSELRDKLQDVLKDKWTNISLMVTEVDVLLSGPEPKSRAGFLKYSCQITLDPNTANTWLRLSEGNRKVTWMNQHQSYSSHPDRFTDWSQILSRENLTGRCYWEVEWSGTQVHISVTYKNISRAGRGNECGLGNNDKSWALVCQQNSFNFLHNNIWTSISGPGSSRVGVFLDHTAGLLSFYRVSETMTLLHRVQTTFTQPLLAGVLVGNTGASAQFYKLK; encoded by the coding sequence atggagcagaaTCAGCTGGACAGTGAAACTTTGTCCTGTTCCATCTGtctggatctactgaaggatccgGTTACTACTtcctgtggacacagctactgtatgaaGTGTATTAATACCCAGTGGGATGAAGAGGATCAGAAGGGAATCCACAACTGCCCTCAGTGCAGGGAGACATTCACACCGAGGCCTGTGCTAAAGAAGAACACCATGCTAGCAGCTTTAGTGGAGCAGatgaagaagactggactccaagctgctgctgctgctgaccactgctatgctggacctgaagatgtggcctgtgatttctgcactggaagaaaacagaaagccaTCAAGTCCTGTCTGGTCTGTATGGTTTCCTACTGTAAGAATCACCTCCAACCTCATCTTGATATCCCTGCAATgaagaaacacaagctggtggagccgaacaagaacctccaggagaacatGTGTTCTAAgcatgatgaggtgatgaagatgttcTGCCGCACTGATCAGAAGTGTGTCTGTCTCATCTGTTTAATGGAGGAACATAAAGGTCATGACTCAGTGTCAGCTGCAACAGAAAGaactgagaggcagagagagctggaggagagacgaggaaacatccagcagagaatccaggacagagaggaagatgtgaagctgcttcaacaggaggtggaggccatcaatcactctgctgataaaacagtggaggacagtgagaagatcttcactgagctgattcgtctcctccagaaaagaagctctgaggtgaagcagcagatcagatcccagcaggaaactcaagtgagtcgagtcaaagatgttcaggagaagctggagcaggagatcactgagctgaagaggaaagacgttgagctggagcagctctcacacacacaggataacaaccagtttctcctcaaatacccctcactgccagaaCTCAGTGAGTCgacacactcatccagcatcaacatccgtcctctgagacactttgaggacgtgacagcagctgtgtcagagctcagagacaaaCTACAGGACGTCCTGAAAGACAAatggacaaacatctcactgatggtcactgaggtggatgttctactgtcaggaccagaaccaaagagcagagctggGTTCTTAAAGTATTCATGTCAAATCACACTGGATCCAAATACAGCAAACACATGGCTGAGACTATCAGAGgggaacaggaaggtgacatggATGAATCAACATCAGTCTTATTCTAgtcatccagacagattcacTGATTGGTCTCAGATTCTTAGTAGAGAGAATCTGACTGGACGatgttactgggaggtggagtggagcGGGACACAAGTTCATATATCAGTTACATACAAGAAtatcagcagagcaggaagagGGAATGAATGTGGATTAGGAAATAATGACAAATCTTGGGCTTTAGTGtgtcaacaaaacagttttaattttcttcacaACAACATCTGGACCTCCATCTCAGGTCCAGGTTCCTCCAGAGTAGGAGTGTTCCTGgatcacacagcaggtcttctgtccttctacagagtctctgaaaccatgactctcctccacagagtccagaccacaTTCACTCAGCCACTGCTGGCTGGAGTTTTGGTTGGTAACACTGGAGCCTCTGCAcaattttataaactaaaatag
- the LOC116711391 gene encoding tripartite motif-containing protein 16-like isoform X2, whose protein sequence is MEQNQLDSETLSCSICLDLLKDPVTTSCGHSYCMKCINTQWDEEDQKGIHSCPQCRETFTPRPVLKKNTMLAALVEQMKKTGLQAAAADHCYAGPEDVACDFCTGRKLKAIKSCLICMVSYCENHLQPHLDVPAMKKHKLVEPNKNLQENMCSKHDEVMKMFCRTDQKCVCLICLEVEHKGHDTVTAATERIERQRELEERRGNIQQRIQDREEDVKLLQQEVEAINHSADKTVEDSEKIFTQLIRLLQERSSEVKQQIRSQQETQVSRVKDVQEKLEQEITELKRKDAELEQLSHTQDNNQFLLKYPSLPELSESTHSSSINIRPLRHFEDVTAAVSELRDKLQDILRDKWTNNSLMVTEVDVLLSGPEPKSRAGFLKYSCQITLDPNTANTRLGLSEGNRKVTVINQHQSYSSHPDRFTGWPQVLSRKSLTGRCYWEVEWRGKRVHISVTYKNISRAGGGTECGLGFNDKSWALVCLQNSFSFLHNYIWTSISGPGSSRVGVFLDHTAGLLSFYRVSETMTLLHRVQTTFTQPLLAGVWVGNPGASAEFCKLK, encoded by the coding sequence atggagcagaaTCAGCTGGACAGTGAAACTTTGTCCTGTTCCATCTGtctggatctactgaaggatccgGTTACTACTTCCTGTGGACACAGTTACTGTATGAAGTGTATTAATACCCAGTGGGATGAAGAGGATCAGAAGGgaatccacagctgccctcagtgcaGGGAGACATTCACACCGAGGCCTGTGCTAAAGAAGAACACCATGCTAGCAGCTTTAGTGGAGCAGatgaagaagactggactccaagctgctgctgctgaccactgctatgctggacctgaagatgtggcctgtgatttctgcactggaagaaaactgaaagccatcAAGTCCTGTCTGATCTGTATGGTTTCCTACTGTGAGAATCACCTCCAACCTCATCTTGATGTTCCTGCAATgaagaaacacaagctggtggagccgaacaagaacctccaggagaacatGTGCTCTAAgcatgatgaggtgatgaagatgttcTGCCGCACTGATCAGAAGTGTGTCTGTCTCATCTGTTTAGAGGTGGAACATAAAGGTCATGACACAGTCACAGCTGCAACAGAAAGAattgagaggcagagagagctggaggagagacgaggaaacatccagcagagaatccaggacagagaggaagatgtgaagctgcttcaacaggaggtggaggccatcaatcactctgctgataaaacagtggaggacagtgagaagatcttcacccagctgatccgtctcctccaggaaagaagctctgaggtgaagcagcagatcagatcccagcaggaaactcaagtgagtcgagtcaaagatgttcaggagaagctggagcaggagatcactgagctgaagaggaaagacgctgagctggagcagctctcacacacacaggataacaaccagtttctcctcaaatacccctcactgccagaaCTCAGTGAGTCgacacactcatccagcatcaacatccgtcctctgagacactttgaggacgtgacagcagctgtgtcagagctcagagacaaaCTACAGGACATCCTGAGAGACAAATGGACAAACAACTCACTGATGGTCACTGAGGTGGATGTTCTACTGTcaggaccagaaccaaagagcagagctggGTTCTTAAAGTATTCATGTCAAATCACACTGGATCCAAATACAGCAAACACAAGGCTGGGACTATCAGAGgggaacaggaaggtgacagTGATAAATCAACATCAGTCTTATTCTAgtcatccagacagattcacTGGTTGGCCTCAGGTTCTGAGTAGAAAGAGTCTGACTGGACGatgttactgggaggtggagtggagaGGGAAACGGGTTCATATATCAGTTACATACAAAAATATCAGCAGAGCAGGAGGTGGGACTGAATGTGGATTAGGATTTAATGACAAATCTTGGGCTTTAGTGTGTCTacaaaacagttttagttttcttcacAACTACATCTGGACCTCCATCTCAGGTCCAGGTTCCTCCAGAGTAGGAGTGTTCCTGgatcacacagcaggtcttctgtccttctacagagtctctgaaaccatgactctcctccacagagtccagaccacaTTCACTCAGCCACTGCTGGCTGGAGTTTGGGTTGGTAACCCTGGAGCCTCTGCAGAGTTTTGTAAACTAAAAtag